The following coding sequences lie in one Acidobacteriota bacterium genomic window:
- the fabD gene encoding ACP S-malonyltransferase, whose product MSKLAFIFPGQGSQHPGMGRDLAETFGAARAAFEHADSALGFPLSELCFNGPEEDLQLTMNTQPAILADSVAAYLVLHDHGIKPDFVAGHSLGEYSALVAAESLSFPEALKLVRRRGELMQEAVPVGVGAMAAILGIDAEKVSEACAVASQAIGQGHSCAPANFNSPSQIVIAGHKEVVERAVEECKTRGAKRAMMLKVSAPFHSSLMMPAQEQMVEPLNATSFDDLSFPIVNNVDAAIVTNGADSREALIRQISAPVRWTDSVQKLLAEGVEIFVEVGPGKVLCGLVKAIAKEAGKEVKLLNVEDSASLQATIEALQS is encoded by the coding sequence ATGAGTAAACTGGCATTCATTTTCCCGGGCCAGGGATCGCAACATCCCGGAATGGGACGCGATCTGGCCGAAACTTTCGGGGCCGCGCGCGCGGCGTTTGAACACGCGGACTCTGCGCTGGGCTTTCCCCTTAGCGAGTTGTGTTTCAACGGCCCTGAAGAAGACCTGCAACTGACCATGAACACACAGCCCGCGATTTTGGCTGATTCAGTGGCAGCGTATTTGGTTCTTCACGACCATGGCATCAAGCCGGACTTCGTTGCCGGTCATAGTTTGGGCGAATACTCCGCGTTGGTTGCGGCTGAAAGTTTGTCTTTTCCGGAGGCGCTCAAACTTGTTCGTCGTCGCGGGGAATTGATGCAGGAAGCGGTTCCGGTCGGCGTTGGCGCAATGGCCGCGATCCTGGGAATTGACGCCGAGAAAGTCAGCGAAGCCTGCGCGGTGGCCTCTCAGGCAATTGGGCAGGGACATTCCTGCGCTCCTGCAAATTTCAACTCGCCGTCGCAAATTGTCATTGCCGGACACAAAGAAGTTGTCGAGCGTGCTGTCGAAGAATGCAAAACGCGCGGCGCCAAACGCGCGATGATGCTGAAAGTGAGCGCGCCGTTTCATTCTTCGCTGATGATGCCGGCTCAGGAACAGATGGTCGAACCGTTGAATGCTACATCGTTCGACGACCTGAGCTTTCCAATCGTCAACAACGTTGATGCCGCAATTGTCACAAATGGCGCGGATTCGCGCGAAGCTTTGATCCGCCAGATTTCCGCTCCCGTTCGTTGGACAGACAGCGTACAGAAATTGTTGGCTGAAGGCGTCGAAATCTTCGTCGAAGTTGGTCCCGGAAAAGTTCTCTGCGGTTTGGTCAAAGCAATTGCCAAAGAGGCTGGCAAGGAAGTAAAACTACTCAATGTAGAAGATTCAG
- the plsX gene encoding phosphate acyltransferase PlsX — protein sequence MLTTIAVDAMGGDNAPTVEVEGALQAARDLRVRILLVGREEQIRAELARQGVPNPRKQRLHVEIVNATEVITMEDSVAQAVRRKRDSSIRVAARLVREGKAHGLVSAGNTGAVMATSVLMLGTLPSVDRPALAGIFPTLKGNGTVLLDVGANAECKPEHLQQFAIMGSVYSRSILGVRNPRVGLMSIGEEDIKGNDLTKETLHLMKEAPINFIGNVEGRDIFTGDVDVIVSDGFTGNVILKTSEGLVEAIMGLLKTELGQTLITQTGAILSRQAFRSVKKRLDYSEFGGAPLLGCKAITVICHGSSTPKAIRNAIRVAKEFAKEKLGERIESEVSEMTLIQ from the coding sequence ATGCTCACCACAATCGCCGTTGACGCTATGGGTGGAGACAACGCTCCAACCGTCGAGGTTGAGGGTGCGTTACAAGCTGCTCGTGATCTGCGGGTTCGCATTTTGCTGGTCGGACGTGAGGAACAGATTCGCGCTGAACTCGCGCGACAAGGCGTGCCGAACCCGCGCAAACAACGGCTACACGTAGAAATCGTCAACGCCACCGAGGTCATCACCATGGAAGATTCGGTTGCGCAAGCTGTCCGGCGCAAACGCGATTCTTCGATTCGCGTGGCCGCGCGGTTGGTGCGCGAAGGCAAAGCGCACGGCCTGGTCAGCGCGGGCAACACGGGCGCTGTGATGGCGACTTCGGTACTCATGCTGGGCACGCTGCCTTCGGTGGATCGTCCGGCGCTCGCCGGCATCTTCCCTACGCTCAAGGGCAACGGCACCGTATTGCTCGATGTGGGGGCAAACGCCGAATGCAAGCCGGAGCATTTGCAGCAATTCGCGATTATGGGTTCGGTGTATTCGCGCTCCATTTTGGGCGTTCGCAACCCGCGCGTTGGACTGATGAGCATTGGCGAAGAAGACATCAAAGGAAACGACTTGACCAAAGAAACGCTGCATTTGATGAAAGAAGCGCCCATCAATTTCATCGGCAACGTCGAAGGCCGCGATATATTCACCGGCGATGTGGACGTGATTGTCAGCGATGGATTTACCGGCAACGTGATTCTGAAAACCAGCGAAGGCCTGGTCGAAGCAATTATGGGTTTGCTGAAAACCGAGCTTGGACAAACGTTGATTACGCAAACCGGCGCGATTTTGTCACGGCAGGCGTTTCGCAGCGTCAAAAAGCGTCTGGATTATTCCGAATTCGGAGGCGCTCCGTTGCTGGGTTGCAAAGCGATCACCGTCATCTGTCATGGCAGCTCAACGCCCAAAGCGATTCGCAACGCTATTCGCGTCGCCAAGGAATTCGCCAAGGAAAAACTGGGCGAGCGTATCGAAAGCGAAGTCAGCGAGATGACGCTAATTCAATAA